In one window of Henckelia pumila isolate YLH828 chromosome 1, ASM3356847v2, whole genome shotgun sequence DNA:
- the LOC140875482 gene encoding glycosyltransferase BC10-like translates to MKTQNQNPIFFHAGKLMIIKTSYPLRLNLLSYLFLVIFGLVFCFHYRRLSLDLRFSNAGQLSIIASQTISNTSKINIWREFLKPPAVMHGMNDQELLRKASMVPKNIRGDDFPFQKEAPKVAFMFLTRGPLILAPLWELFFKGNNQGLYSIYVHSDPCFNGSEPEGSVFHGRRIPSKEVAWGNVNMIEAERRLLANALLDFSNQHFVLLSESCIPLYNFSTIYSYLMNSTRSFVEVLDLPGPVGRGRYSHRMSPVIKLDQWRKGSQWFGMKRDLAVEVVADNTYFPVFKHYCNGSCYADEHYLPTLVNIKFGRKNLNRGLTWVDWTRGGPHPSKFIRPDVTPVFLETLRNGTECEYNGKPARVCFLFARKFTHHALERLLRFAPKAMHFTV, encoded by the exons ATGAAAACCCAAAACCAAAATCCAATATTCTTCCACGCCGGTAAACTCATGATCATAAAAACCTCGTACCCACTTCGCCTGAATCTCCTCTCCTACCTCTTCCTCGTCATATTCGGCCTCGTTTTCTGCTTCCATTACAGAAGACTATCGCTCGACCTCCGATTCAGCAATGCCGGCCAGCTCTCCATCATCGCCTCTCAAACAATATCTAATACTTCCAAGATTAACATATGGAGGGAGTTCCTAAAACCACCCGCCGTGATGCATGGCATGAACGACCAAGAGCTGCTGCGGAAAGCATCGATGGTCCCCAAGAATATTCGAGGAGATGATTTCCCATTCCAGAAAGAAGCTCCCAAGGTGGCATTCATGTTCTTGACGAGAGGGCCGCTGATTTTAGCGCCGCTTTGGGAGCTTTTCTTCAAAGGGAATAATCAAGGGCTGTACTCCATATATGTGCATTCGGATCCATGCTTTAACGGGTCGGAGCCGGAGGGCTCTGTGTTTCATGGCAGGAGAATTCCGAGTAAG GAAGTTGCATGGGGCAACGTTAACATGATCGAAGCAGAGCGCAGGTTACTAGCCAATGCCCTTCTTGATTTCTCAAATCAACACTTTGTACTCCTCTCCGAGTCATGCATTCCCCTTTACAATTTTTCGACTATCTACTCTTACTTGATGAATTCTACCCGAAGTTTCGTCGAGGTGTTGGATCTACCTGGCCCCGTTGGGCGCGGTCGATACAGCCACCGGATGAGCCCCGTCATCAAACTTGATCAATGGCGAAAGGGGTCCCAGTGGTTCGGGATGAAGAGAGATCTCGCGGTAGAAGTTGTGGCAGACAACACTTATTTCCCGGTTTTCAAACACTATTGCAATGGATCATGTTATGCCGACGAACACTATTTGCCCACTCTCGTGAACATAAAATTTGGAAGGAAGAATTTGAATCGCGGTCTTACTTGGGTCGACTGGACGAGGGGCGGGCCCCACCCCTCGAAGTTTATAAGACCGGACGTGACTCCGGTGTTCTTGGAGACACTGAGGAATGGTACCGAGTGTGAGTACAATGGGAAGCCAGCTCGTGTATGTTTCTTGTTTGCTAGAAAATTCACACACCATGCATTGGAAAGGTTATTAAGGTTTGCACCAAAAGCTATGCACTTTACTGTATAG